cTGTCTTTATGCCCATGTATTCACTGGGTTAGTTGCTTGCACATGCTCCAACCATGTAACAATGGCTTAGCATTCATACCTCTGGAAATGTTTCGCCCATTATCAGAATGCTTTAGCTCATAACATTATATAGTTCCTTTGActcaaaaggggaaaaaaagtcTCATTATGGCACACACTAACAAAACAGTCACAATCTTGCTTCACTCAAACCAGTATCTTTCCTTTCAGATCTATCTGCCATCTTTATTTGTTTATGAATTGGTGAATATCTCTTAAGCAGGCCAAACTAtatacaattggtattattttatCTTCGCTTACTTTGCACTAATCCCAATGTCACTGTTCTTTATTGCAGGCCATTACTGCCATGGTTCAGAAAGCAATGGAGTACATTGATTTGACTCCAGACATGGACACACGCATTGAGCTAATTAAAACATTGAGCAGCGTCTCTGCTGGCAAAGTGAGAATCTTTTCTGCTTGATAATTTTTTACTGCTTTAAGATTCATCGACTTCATGTGTGTAATCTCACAGTTGTGCTACTGTAGATTTATGttgagatagagagagcaagatTGATCAAAAGACTTGCAAAAATCAAAGAGGAGCAGGGACAGATTGATGAGGCTGCTGATTTGACGCAAGAAGTTGCTGTAAGTTTGCACTGCAGTAGAATTGAGGACATATAACTCACATCTGTAATAATGTTTTTGTCATTCTCTAGTGCTGTTTTGAACCATATATGACTTCATGGATTAACAAGCTGTTTCTCAGGTTGAAACATTTGGCTCCATGGCGAAGACAGAGAAAATCGCTTTCATTCTCGAGCAGGTATGCTGCCAATTGACAACAATaaaaacttttattttttatgaaatgcCGATTCATGGAAACTTACTGTTATCATTATCATAGGTCCGGCTATGTCTGGATCGTCAAGATTATGTTCGAGCACAAATTTTATCCAGGAAAATCAGCACTAGAGTATTTGACGCAGATCcatcaaaggaaaaaaagaaaccgAAAGAAGGTGACAATATTGTTCAGGATGCTCCTGCTGAGATACCTTCCCTCCTAGAATTGAAGCGCATCTACTATGAACTGATGATTCGGTATGTGATGCTTCTGCTCAGTTAGATTAATATAGAGGCAATCCATAATTGCACAATTGGACTGCTATTTGATTACCATTGCTGCAAGCTGTATTACCTATGGAAATTCTCGTTCATTTCCTCTTTCTCCCCCATTAACtttccaatttttttaatgtCAGAGTATGGTTAGTCCAGTAGCTCCTGAATGCCTTTTTTGTGGAGTGCATCATTTGTATGATTTAGATCCTGAAGGCTTTAGTGTCCCTGTTTGAATAGCTGCATCTCTCAAGCTCTTAATTACTAACATTATGGTTCACAATTACGTTTCATATTGGAGGCAATCATAATTCTTCATTGTCTATTCGCAGGTATTACTCGCATAACAATGATTACCTGGAAATCTGCCGTTGTTACAAGGCAATTTATGATATTCCATCAATAAAAGAGGATCCAGCAAAGTGGACACCggtgatctctctctctctctctctcacacacacacacacacacacacacacacacatgcccccccccccccccaacaccCTTAATAATTATCTGACTGCCTGAATTCAATTGCAGGTTCTTAGGAAGATATGTTGGTACTTGGTGTTATCACCTCATGATCCAATGCAATCGAGCCTTCTCAACGCTACTCTAGAGGATAAAAACCTTTCCGAGATCCCAAATTTCAGGTGCAGTTGTGTCTTTCAGAATTGCAATCTCATAACCCTGGGTGGGCTTATCTAATCACTTAACTTTTCCTGTTGGGATGGAAAAAATAGATTACTGCTGAAGCAGCTGGTTACCATGGAGGTGATTCAGTGGACAAGTTTgtgggaattcttcaaggatgaatACGAAAATGAGAAGAATTATCTTGGAGGAGCTTTGGGTGCCAAAGCTGCAGAAGATTTGAAGCTGCGGATCATTGAACATGTATGGCTTACTTTCTGCTTGGTCTATATTTATTTTGTTATTTTGCCTTGTGCTGGTCCATTGAATCTCAATTCTTGCTGTGTTCAGAATATCTTGGTTGTCTCCAAGTACTATTCAAGGATTACACTCAAGAGGCTTGCGGATCTTCTTTGCCTGAGTTTGCAGGTTTGTATTTTCCCACATTGGCGTGACATTGTACCTTTTCTTGATGTAATTCATGAGATATCCGACTGGCCCTACACTAATATCTCTCAGGAGGCAGAGAAGCATCTTTCAGACATGGTGAACTCAAAATCTTTGATTGCGAAGATTGACAGGTCGATGGGAGTTGTAAGCTTCCGGACAGCTCAAGACAGCAACGGTATACTCAACTCATGGGCCACGAATCTTGAGAAGCTTCTTGACCTTGTTGAGAAGAGCTGCCACCAAATACACAAGGAGACCATGATCCACAAAGCTGTGTTGAAAGCTTAATGTGTAAACCATTTTGGCGTTGGCTGGTTTGCTTTAGGTTCCCTGCTGTGGTCAAATTTCACAAACTACAGGACACCTAGCAATACACTGCCCAAGCGTCACCTGTTTGCTTTGGAAATTCGTGCAGGCGTCATCGATCTTAAGAAGATACTACAGCAACAGAACGATGAATACTATTTATTGTTGGGGCATACTGTCCTCCAGTTTGCTTTACTCGTGTATCTCCCTGAACATTTTTTGAATTCTTAGATCTGCAATCAGATACCTGCTCTTGAAAACTAGATCCAGCTTCCCACTGAATCGTTGGCAGATGATCAGGTGCCTTTGTTAGTAAAGCGTATTTCATACTCTTAAGCATGCACGATTTAACAAACCGTCTTTCAAAATCAGTGCCATTTGGCAAAGCATTTTGCTTTGCTTGGTGCACACATCGATCTGTACATTAGAAACTGAACCGTACGAGTTGTAACGTTGAAACTGTCAACAGACGCTTAACTGAGATCACGTGAACTGAATCGGTGTTCTCATATGCGACTCCAATCATTCTCATTCGGTTTTACACCactttcaggaaaaaaaaaaaaaaagcattgtCGTATAGGCTAGAGCCCAACATATCTGCAAAATTACAAAAGAACTTTTTTGGATGCTGCAAATTCACATGTTCAAACTCGTCAATCCAAAACGGGTGAGGTCTGTCAGGCTGCCCCTTTGGTTTATCTCACACATTCACATTAGCCTTGTGTTCACATTAGCATCagcatgctctctctctctctctctctacatgcacaagcgcacacacacacatgtgcacatatacatacatatacatataatcGATCAATCAAAGTGCGTGTGATTAGATCGTCTGCTCCAGCTACAACGTGCTGTTTCGGCTTTCTCCAGCTGATTTATAGGGAGGGTAAACAGTGAACAACAAACTATACAGATGCAATTCTTCATGAAGCCAATTGATTACACATACTGGTGGGAGTTCAAAATAAAATGGAGGAAATAATCTGGTAGTACTACTACATACTACATGGGAACATTTGGACCACAAACTGCAAAATAATTATGATTGACCACAGATTGCAGAAAATTTATCACAGTCAAGGTGCAGGCGAACATTTGGACATGAATTGTCTACAGCTTAGCATCTCTAGTTCTTCAACATGACTGAATTGTATAGTTACAACATTTTGATTAACTATATGTCGTGGACTCGTGGTTCAATGGTCTCTAAGAACACATCGCTTTCTCTAGTGTTTCCTGCAGTTCTCCACTCTTGTATGCTTCTGCAAAATACACAGCAATGTAAGCATTAAGCCCAGCTGAAACACTGCGATAAAATCCGTACGTGAGTTGTTGtagaaaacaaaattaaataacatATCTCATGTATGGATTCGGTTACTCAAGTATCTGAAAAATGACTATTGTGACAAAAATTTAAGGTACATGAATGTGTACAGGCAACTGCAGGGTGCGTGTGCAGTGTTTTCTACTTATATGCGATGATTGCCTTTGCATGGTAGATTTGTGTGCGTTTGCACATTTTCTCCTAGTCAAGCTCAGCAGTTCACATTTTACACCACTCACCTTAATTTCAGTACATAAACATCATTCATCCTTTTTAACACTAACTTTGCATGTTTTCTTTCCAACACCATCACATCCTGGGATGGAATAAACCTATAATATCAGCTCTACAGTCTAAAACAGTAAAGCAGGTAGTATTCGGAGGTCGTGCAAATACTAACGATACAATATTTTTGGATTGGAGATGGTAACAAATAATGAGTTAATGACCGATGGTGCGGGAATGGGATTTGTGCTCATCGATCAGTAATAGTTCAGCTGCTCTTATTTGACTCATATAGCTAGGAAGGAATTACAGATGGCTTGTCATCAATCAAATCGAGTTATGGGATGGGAAATGTTCTCCCTTGTGGAAAAACTTGAGGACAAGAACAGTCCCTGATTATCACAAAAGCTCAGACCATTCTAACATTTCTTGGTCTGCAGAGGGTGGTCTTATTTCTTGTATTTGGCACTGAGccataaaatattttcttcaatgtGATGAACCCAGCTGGTTCATGTCTATGCCACTACCCCAACCTCTTTCAACTACAATAAACAACAGTGATAGCTGGCCTCCTATAGACAAAACAAATTGGAATACACACACAAGGATGCAGTAAATATGGATATAAATTGCATAAAGATTTAGTTCATATGACGTTTATGCAAATAGCAAACATAGTTATTTCTTTATTATTTAGAGGATGCCTTTACTGTGCACAAATACTGCAATTAAGAAAGAGAAGGAATGATTTATGCCAACGAGTTTCTCTAGACCAGCAAAGAGTTTTCAA
The nucleotide sequence above comes from Phragmites australis chromosome 4, lpPhrAust1.1, whole genome shotgun sequence. Encoded proteins:
- the LOC133914996 gene encoding 26S proteasome non-ATPase regulatory subunit 12 homolog A-like; the encoded protein is MEGDSTNLDAAIESLLNVEKQMRLSGDVAGTRKAVIDIVELCYKAGAWKTLNDQIVLLSKRRGQLKQAITAMVQKAMEYIDLTPDMDTRIELIKTLSSVSAGKIYVEIERARLIKRLAKIKEEQGQIDEAADLTQEVAVETFGSMAKTEKIAFILEQVRLCLDRQDYVRAQILSRKISTRVFDADPSKEKKKPKEGDNIVQDAPAEIPSLLELKRIYYELMIRYYSHNNDYLEICRCYKAIYDIPSIKEDPAKWTPVLRKICWYLVLSPHDPMQSSLLNATLEDKNLSEIPNFRLLLKQLVTMEVIQWTSLWEFFKDEYENEKNYLGGALGAKAAEDLKLRIIEHNILVVSKYYSRITLKRLADLLCLSLQEAEKHLSDMVNSKSLIAKIDRSMGVVSFRTAQDSNGILNSWATNLEKLLDLVEKSCHQIHKETMIHKAVLKA